The following proteins come from a genomic window of Streptomyces sp. GS7:
- a CDS encoding transposase, whose product MAPGKTTAERSGAVIAFSDESGLSLLPPVRRTWAPGGQTPTIEMRMGQRPKVSVVGWCSCRPGRPARYFYRVVPGSVTDRILIRQLRQVHQSLGRPIILIWDNLSSHRSRRMHTFAARSHWLTLVYLPPYAPDLNPVEGGWAHVKSGPLANLGARTLDELLTTARRGLRHIQHHPALVTGFLAATRLDWNPQPSTP is encoded by the coding sequence GTGGCCCCAGGTAAAACCACCGCCGAGCGCAGTGGAGCAGTGATCGCCTTCTCGGACGAATCCGGTCTGTCGCTACTACCACCGGTGCGACGGACCTGGGCACCCGGCGGCCAGACCCCCACCATCGAGATGCGGATGGGGCAGCGGCCCAAGGTCTCCGTCGTCGGCTGGTGCTCCTGCCGCCCCGGCCGGCCGGCGAGGTACTTCTACCGGGTCGTGCCCGGATCGGTCACCGACCGCATCCTCATCCGCCAATTACGCCAGGTGCACCAGTCCCTCGGCCGCCCGATCATACTGATCTGGGACAACCTCAGTAGCCATCGCAGCCGCCGGATGCACACGTTCGCCGCCCGCAGCCACTGGCTCACCTTGGTCTATCTCCCGCCTTACGCACCGGACCTCAACCCGGTCGAAGGCGGCTGGGCACACGTCAAAAGCGGGCCGCTGGCCAACCTCGGCGCCCGAACCCTCGACGAACTCCTCACCACCGCCCGCCGCGGCCTGCGACACATCCAACATCACCCGGCCCTGGTCACCGGATTCCTCGCAGCCACCCGCCTGGACTGGAACCCACAACCGTCAACCCCATAA
- a CDS encoding erythromycin esterase family protein: MPVSPHRNPFADWLRTHAVPLTHLTPEAPLDDLEPLRAIIGNARVVAIGESSHFINEFALMRERILRFLVERCGFTVLAFEYGFSEGFPLDAWAQGEGTDDDLSAHLAATVPVGVDEPLRWMRRHNRTAPTPVRFTGIDIPAAGGSLLPALAPVADYLRQVDPETLRAVQEAMRIAESFAGGSGAVAAPAWVRLATAEQDALSATLTRLLIRFRSLEPLYVSRSDQHSYDIAVRRLEGACHADYTFRAMADLFAGTGLTADTSARDIYMAGSVLWHLERFEPGTRVVLAAHNAHIQKTPISFNGHLTGLPMGQHLHRALGDEYFALGLISTTGHTADMPRDENTRFGFTIDATALEPAEPGSIEAAFADAELGLSIADLHQAHPQARGNAGLVPGPDRIRIQSAYLHTPVLEAFDAILHTPTSTVADNLEIT, translated from the coding sequence ATGCCTGTTTCGCCCCACCGCAACCCGTTCGCCGACTGGCTGCGCACCCACGCCGTCCCCCTCACCCACCTCACCCCTGAGGCGCCGCTGGATGACTTGGAGCCGCTGCGCGCCATCATCGGCAACGCCCGCGTCGTCGCGATCGGCGAAAGTTCCCACTTCATCAACGAGTTCGCCCTCATGCGCGAGCGCATCCTGCGGTTCCTGGTCGAACGCTGCGGCTTCACCGTCCTGGCCTTCGAGTACGGCTTCAGCGAAGGGTTCCCCCTCGATGCCTGGGCCCAGGGCGAGGGGACGGACGATGACCTGTCGGCCCACCTCGCCGCGACGGTCCCCGTGGGAGTCGATGAGCCGCTGCGCTGGATGCGCCGGCACAACCGCACGGCCCCAACTCCGGTGCGCTTCACGGGCATCGACATCCCCGCCGCCGGTGGGTCGTTGCTTCCCGCCCTGGCTCCGGTCGCCGACTACCTGCGTCAGGTCGACCCCGAAACGCTGCGGGCGGTCCAGGAGGCGATGCGGATCGCCGAATCATTCGCCGGTGGTTCCGGGGCCGTCGCCGCGCCCGCGTGGGTACGCCTGGCCACCGCCGAACAGGACGCCCTCAGCGCCACCTTGACGCGTCTGCTCATCCGGTTCCGCTCCCTCGAACCGTTGTATGTCTCCCGCAGTGACCAGCACAGCTACGACATCGCCGTGCGCCGCCTTGAAGGCGCCTGCCACGCCGACTACACCTTCCGCGCCATGGCCGACCTCTTCGCCGGCACAGGGCTGACCGCAGACACCTCGGCCCGCGACATCTACATGGCCGGATCGGTCCTGTGGCACCTGGAGCGCTTCGAACCCGGGACCCGCGTCGTGCTGGCGGCGCACAACGCCCATATCCAGAAAACACCGATCTCCTTCAACGGCCACCTCACGGGACTCCCCATGGGGCAGCACCTGCACCGCGCGCTCGGCGATGAATACTTCGCCCTGGGCCTGATCAGCACCACCGGACACACCGCGGACATGCCCCGGGACGAGAACACACGCTTCGGCTTCACCATCGACGCCACCGCGCTGGAGCCGGCCGAGCCGGGAAGCATCGAAGCCGCCTTCGCCGACGCCGAACTCGGCCTCAGCATCGCCGATCTCCACCAGGCGCACCCGCAGGCCCGCGGAAACGCCGGCCTTGTCCCGGGCCCCGACCGCATCCGGATCCAAAGCGCCTACCTGCACACCCCCGTCCTCGAGGCGTTCGACGCCATCCTCCACACCCCGACCTCCACCGTCGCCGACAATCTCGAAATCACCTGA
- a CDS encoding winged helix-turn-helix domain-containing protein: protein MEETGLTREGRLHRERLRLQAAEWFEEGVPQAEVARRLGASRQAVHVWHKKWENGGIQALRSAGPSGRRPLVSGEEFAQVAEALKQGPAAHGFTGQVWTLARIRRVIQETTGAEYTTPSGVWRLLKRHGWSRQTPTRRAYERDEKAVMTWRSEVWPQVKPPPSAVEQ, encoded by the coding sequence ATGGAGGAGACGGGATTGACGCGGGAGGGGCGTCTGCATCGGGAGCGGCTGCGCTTGCAGGCGGCCGAGTGGTTCGAAGAGGGCGTTCCCCAGGCAGAAGTAGCCCGGCGGTTGGGGGCTTCCCGACAGGCGGTGCACGTCTGGCACAAGAAGTGGGAGAACGGTGGGATACAGGCATTGCGCTCCGCAGGGCCGTCGGGCAGGCGCCCGCTGGTCTCGGGGGAAGAATTCGCGCAGGTCGCGGAGGCGTTGAAGCAGGGCCCCGCCGCACACGGCTTCACCGGGCAGGTGTGGACCCTGGCCCGGATCCGCCGGGTGATCCAGGAGACGACCGGCGCCGAGTACACCACCCCGTCCGGGGTGTGGCGGCTGCTGAAGCGACACGGCTGGTCGCGGCAGACCCCCACGCGCCGAGCCTACGAACGCGATGAGAAGGCGGTGATGACCTGGCGGAGCGAGGTGTGGCCCCAGGTAAAACCACCGCCGAGCGCAGTGGAGCAGTGA
- a CDS encoding SpoIIE family protein phosphatase has product MTRPEIDYQALFAVTPSPYMVLGPDLVIADVNEAACRVTGRTREDLLGQYLFDAFPDNPADPCADGARNLHVSLHRVLRSKEPDTVAVQKYAIPVVGQPGVFEERWWSAINTPVLGPDGEVAWIIHRGEDVTAFLLSHPRPREGGALSDVEAMEVELYARARELQRLNEELRQAHARERQVALTLQEAMLHSPHLARHRDAVVRYLPAAGSLNVCGDWYDVVDLPENRCAVAVGDVVGHGLEAAAVMGMLRSALSASIRAVEGPARALDCLGLYARYVEGALATTVVQAVIDYHARRITYSSAGHPPPVLVHQDGSCDLLDQATDPPLGARPKHVPRPQADLPYTPGDTFVLYTDGLIERRGEDIDVSLQRLTDALARHARHKPERLADAVLAHLGVSSGARDDIALIVIRL; this is encoded by the coding sequence GTGACGAGGCCGGAGATCGACTACCAGGCGCTGTTCGCGGTCACCCCCAGCCCCTATATGGTGCTGGGCCCGGACCTGGTGATCGCCGACGTCAACGAGGCGGCCTGCCGGGTGACCGGCCGTACTCGGGAGGATCTGCTCGGGCAGTACCTCTTCGACGCCTTCCCTGATAATCCGGCGGACCCGTGTGCTGACGGGGCGCGGAATCTGCATGTCTCCCTGCACCGGGTCCTGCGCTCGAAGGAGCCGGACACGGTGGCGGTGCAGAAGTACGCCATTCCCGTGGTCGGCCAGCCCGGCGTGTTCGAGGAGCGGTGGTGGTCCGCGATCAACACCCCGGTGCTCGGGCCGGATGGGGAGGTGGCGTGGATCATTCACCGGGGGGAGGACGTGACCGCGTTTCTCCTCTCCCACCCCCGCCCGCGAGAAGGCGGGGCGCTCAGCGACGTGGAGGCTATGGAGGTCGAACTGTACGCGCGGGCGCGCGAGCTCCAGCGACTGAACGAGGAACTGCGCCAAGCCCATGCCCGGGAACGCCAGGTCGCCCTCACTTTGCAGGAGGCCATGCTCCACTCGCCCCACCTGGCCCGGCACCGGGACGCCGTGGTGCGCTACCTGCCCGCCGCCGGGTCACTGAACGTGTGCGGCGACTGGTACGACGTGGTCGACCTGCCCGAGAACAGATGCGCCGTCGCGGTCGGCGACGTCGTCGGCCACGGCCTGGAGGCCGCCGCCGTCATGGGCATGCTCCGCAGCGCGCTGTCCGCCTCCATCCGGGCCGTCGAAGGGCCCGCGCGGGCCCTGGACTGCCTGGGCCTGTACGCACGCTACGTGGAGGGTGCGCTGGCCACCACCGTCGTCCAAGCCGTCATCGACTACCACGCTCGCCGCATCACGTACAGCAGCGCCGGCCACCCGCCCCCCGTCCTGGTCCACCAAGACGGCAGCTGCGACCTTCTCGACCAGGCCACCGACCCCCCGCTGGGAGCCCGCCCCAAACACGTCCCCCGCCCCCAGGCCGACCTTCCCTACACCCCCGGCGACACCTTCGTGCTCTACACCGACGGCCTCATCGAACGCCGCGGCGAGGACATCGACGTGAGCCTGCAACGCCTCACCGACGCGCTAGCCCGCCATGCCCGCCACAAACCCGAACGCCTCGCCGACGCCGTGCTCGCGCACCTCGGCGTCAGTAGCGGCGCCCGCGACGACATCGCCCTGATCGTCATCCGCCTATGA
- a CDS encoding HD domain-containing protein, with protein MTGPTHEATADPITLPGTPLADAVMNLIRPVETPSVFNHSIRSYLFARLVAGRLGLAVGHDYHDDLLFAACAMHDLGVASDGPHSQRFEVEGADRAAAFLIDHGVPAADADQVWQAIALHTSPGIAERRGTLCVLVREGVALDFGGPLGADHVDAVTDKQADAVHAAYPRLDMIRSLTDAIVAQAAKDPKNAPRYAIPGEFLRERETFGRTRLEHACRSSRWGN; from the coding sequence ATGACCGGACCTACTCACGAGGCGACCGCCGACCCGATCACGCTGCCCGGCACACCGCTTGCCGACGCCGTCATGAACCTCATCCGACCGGTGGAAACGCCGTCCGTCTTCAACCACAGCATCCGCAGCTACCTGTTCGCCCGGCTGGTTGCCGGCCGCCTCGGCCTGGCCGTCGGCCACGACTACCACGACGACCTGCTGTTCGCCGCGTGCGCGATGCACGACCTCGGCGTGGCCTCGGACGGCCCGCACAGCCAGCGGTTCGAGGTCGAAGGCGCCGACCGGGCCGCCGCATTCCTGATCGACCACGGAGTACCCGCAGCCGACGCCGACCAGGTCTGGCAGGCCATCGCCCTGCACACCTCCCCGGGCATCGCGGAACGCCGGGGCACGCTGTGCGTACTCGTCCGCGAAGGCGTCGCCCTCGACTTCGGCGGCCCACTGGGCGCCGACCACGTCGACGCCGTCACCGACAAGCAGGCCGACGCCGTGCACGCCGCCTATCCACGGCTGGACATGATCCGCTCACTCACCGACGCGATCGTCGCGCAGGCCGCGAAAGACCCGAAGAACGCACCCCGCTACGCGATCCCCGGCGAATTCCTCCGTGAACGCGAGACCTTCGGCCGGACCCGGCTGGAGCACGCCTGCCGTTCGTCCCGCTGGGGCAACTGA
- a CDS encoding GlxA family transcriptional regulator, with the protein MAVHRVAVLALDGVTPLDLAIPTQIFTTRPETPYEMTLCALEAKVATTAGFALVADGTLEQVRTADTLIVPGFEPILPLPDAVLDALTEARDRGKRVVSICTGAFALAAAGVLDGLHATTHWKHIDEFERGFPAVTVDRDVLYVDEGDVLTSAGVCCGIDLCLHIVRRDLGAEAANQIARGLVAAPHRDGGQAQYVPAPVAVAGQASLSGTRGWALHRLGEPLTLRVLARHAGLSQRTFMRRFSEETGTTPLQWLLNARLGKARELLETTDRSVEQVARDSGLGTAANLRLHFRRTLDTTPTAYRRTFTRSTSRSPACSPAVPRAD; encoded by the coding sequence ATGGCAGTGCATCGAGTCGCGGTCCTGGCGCTGGACGGGGTCACCCCACTCGACCTGGCGATCCCGACGCAGATCTTCACCACCCGGCCGGAAACCCCCTACGAGATGACCCTGTGCGCGCTGGAGGCGAAGGTGGCCACCACCGCGGGCTTCGCCCTGGTCGCCGACGGGACCCTGGAACAGGTGCGCACCGCCGACACCCTGATCGTGCCGGGATTCGAACCGATCCTCCCGTTGCCGGACGCCGTGCTCGATGCACTGACCGAAGCTCGCGACCGAGGCAAGCGTGTGGTGTCGATCTGCACGGGCGCCTTCGCGCTGGCCGCGGCAGGCGTACTGGACGGGCTGCACGCCACGACCCACTGGAAGCACATCGACGAGTTCGAGCGGGGCTTCCCGGCCGTCACGGTCGACCGCGACGTGCTCTACGTCGACGAGGGCGACGTGCTCACCTCGGCCGGGGTGTGCTGCGGCATCGACCTGTGCCTGCATATCGTGCGCCGCGACCTGGGGGCGGAGGCGGCCAACCAGATCGCCCGCGGCCTGGTCGCCGCCCCCCACCGAGACGGCGGGCAGGCCCAGTACGTGCCGGCTCCCGTCGCAGTGGCCGGTCAGGCGTCGCTGTCCGGTACCCGTGGATGGGCCCTGCACCGGCTCGGCGAGCCGCTCACGCTGCGCGTGCTTGCCCGACACGCGGGACTCTCGCAGCGCACCTTCATGCGCCGGTTCAGCGAGGAGACGGGCACGACCCCGTTGCAGTGGCTGCTCAACGCCCGGCTCGGCAAGGCGCGGGAACTGCTGGAAACCACGGACCGCTCGGTGGAACAGGTGGCGCGGGACAGCGGGCTGGGCACGGCAGCCAACCTGCGGCTGCACTTCCGGCGCACACTGGACACCACCCCCACTGCCTACCGCCGCACCTTCACCCGCTCGACGTCGCGCAGTCCGGCCTGTTCACCAGCAGTCCCGCGCGCGGACTGA
- a CDS encoding phosphotransferase family protein, with product MDEVKVVVAHSERATLRVGDVFLKVDADQARIDVEVEAMALAPVPTPKVLWRKPPVLAIAAVPGTGLGRLGEPSAASPAAWAMAGAAIRKLHDAPLPPWPGRGGRSLDELAADLDGECEWLVTNGVLPADLVTRNRQVAEAALRPWTPVFTHSDLQIAHVFVDGDEITGIIDWSEAGQGDALFDLATLTLGHEEHLGDVVAGYGTDVDLDVIRAWWSLRSLLAVRWLVEHGFDPFAPGCEVDVLRSRM from the coding sequence ATGGATGAGGTCAAAGTCGTCGTCGCCCATTCCGAGCGCGCGACCCTGCGCGTCGGCGACGTGTTCCTGAAGGTGGACGCTGATCAGGCGCGCATCGACGTCGAGGTCGAGGCGATGGCCCTGGCGCCGGTCCCGACCCCGAAAGTCCTGTGGCGCAAGCCGCCCGTGCTCGCGATCGCCGCGGTCCCGGGGACAGGGCTCGGCCGCCTCGGCGAGCCGTCTGCCGCGTCCCCGGCGGCGTGGGCCATGGCGGGTGCCGCCATCCGGAAGTTGCACGACGCGCCGTTGCCACCCTGGCCCGGCCGGGGCGGCCGGAGCCTCGACGAGTTGGCGGCGGATCTCGACGGCGAGTGCGAGTGGCTCGTGACGAACGGCGTCCTGCCCGCCGACCTGGTCACCCGCAACCGCCAGGTCGCCGAGGCCGCACTCCGGCCTTGGACTCCGGTCTTCACGCACAGCGACCTACAGATCGCTCATGTGTTCGTCGACGGCGACGAGATCACCGGCATCATCGACTGGTCCGAGGCGGGCCAGGGTGATGCCCTGTTCGACCTCGCCACCTTGACGCTCGGACACGAGGAGCACCTCGGCGACGTCGTCGCCGGCTATGGCACCGACGTCGACCTCGACGTGATCCGCGCGTGGTGGTCGTTGCGAAGCCTGCTGGCAGTTCGCTGGCTGGTCGAGCACGGCTTCGACCCGTTCGCGCCGGGCTGTGAAGTCGACGTGCTGAGATCCCGGATGTGA
- a CDS encoding CatB-related O-acetyltransferase: MPEQPRVVLLKPLITSPLIEVGEFSYYDDPDDPTAFETRNVLYHYGPEKLVIGKFCALGEGVRFIMNGANHRMDGPSTFPFPIMGGSWSEHFDLITGLTGRGDTVVGHDVWFGYRSMVMPGVRIGHGAIIASGSVVVDDVPDYGIVGGNPARLIRRRYSDADINRLIQLAWWDWPLQHLTEHIRTIMSGSIDDLENAAPENMGRAPQDPPPSSATSR; the protein is encoded by the coding sequence ATGCCCGAGCAGCCGCGGGTGGTGCTGCTCAAGCCGCTGATCACCTCGCCGCTGATCGAGGTCGGAGAGTTCTCCTACTACGACGATCCCGACGATCCGACCGCCTTCGAGACCCGCAACGTGCTGTACCACTACGGGCCGGAGAAGCTGGTCATCGGGAAGTTCTGCGCGCTGGGCGAGGGCGTGCGGTTCATCATGAACGGCGCCAACCACCGTATGGATGGCCCCTCGACGTTCCCCTTCCCCATCATGGGCGGTTCCTGGTCCGAGCACTTCGACCTCATCACCGGCCTGACCGGACGGGGCGACACCGTGGTGGGCCATGACGTCTGGTTCGGATACCGGTCCATGGTGATGCCCGGCGTACGCATCGGCCACGGAGCGATCATCGCTTCCGGATCCGTCGTCGTCGACGACGTCCCCGACTACGGCATCGTCGGCGGCAACCCCGCCCGCCTCATCCGCCGCCGCTACAGCGACGCCGACATCAACCGCCTCATCCAACTGGCCTGGTGGGACTGGCCCCTCCAGCACCTCACCGAACACATCCGCACCATCATGTCCGGCAGCATCGACGACCTGGAGAACGCGGCACCCGAGAACATGGGAAGGGCACCTCAAGACCCACCGCCCAGCAGCGCAACGAGCCGTTGA
- a CDS encoding Rid family hydrolase encodes MTIRTVEVPEDNAVFGQTTSAFASFGYSAAVRAHGLLFIAGTIGRRADGTIPDTIEEQTEIAIRKIEEILRLENLDTSALVDVTSYHVDIRQHLPGFIDAKQRLVNAPYPTWTIIGVSGLASPGLLIEIRATAAYPDASR; translated from the coding sequence ATGACCATCCGCACTGTCGAGGTCCCCGAGGACAACGCAGTCTTCGGGCAAACCACCAGCGCCTTCGCAAGCTTCGGCTATTCCGCGGCGGTCCGCGCGCACGGCCTCCTGTTCATCGCCGGAACGATCGGTCGCCGCGCCGACGGAACCATCCCGGACACCATTGAAGAGCAGACCGAGATCGCCATCCGGAAGATCGAAGAGATCCTTCGACTGGAGAACCTCGACACGTCCGCCCTCGTCGACGTCACCAGCTACCACGTCGACATCCGCCAGCACCTGCCCGGCTTCATCGATGCCAAACAGCGCCTCGTCAATGCGCCCTACCCGACCTGGACGATCATCGGGGTCAGCGGACTCGCCAGCCCCGGACTCCTCATCGAAATCCGCGCGACCGCCGCGTATCCCGACGCATCCCGGTAG
- a CDS encoding NF041680 family putative transposase has product MSLSHHAVEHGQFAELSRFRGEFYSCLTRRADAQFELADAVLSADGPVRSLVELSLVGEHRRGHGGLYDALAAGRMDIGRLRRAVAAVPLPRAADGRLVLAADITCWLRPNAHTSPQRILCHTYGRGKDQHIPVPGWPYSVICALETGRSSWTAPLDALRLAPGDDDATVTARQMRELVGRLMEAGQWKGGDPEILIVVDAGYDVPRLAFLLKDLPVQVLGRMRSDRVLRRAAPPRKPHTIGRPPRHGGEFAFGDQSTWDIPNAQTVTQTRLYGTATAQAWDRLHPRLTHRSAWVAELGTLPVIEGTVIHLQVERLPSGAIPKPVWLWWSGTDATPTQVDLLWQTFLRRFDIEHTFRLFKQTLGWTRPKIRTPEAADRWTWLILAAYTQLRLARPLAADLRRPWERPAEPYKLTPARVRRDFRHLRPKTLCPAEAPKPSRPGPGRPPGRKNTHPTPRHDVHTVRKTDKTKRRTKKSTTPRPRRKG; this is encoded by the coding sequence ATGAGTCTGTCGCATCACGCCGTTGAACATGGGCAGTTCGCAGAACTGTCACGCTTCCGAGGCGAGTTCTACTCCTGTCTGACCAGGCGTGCGGACGCACAGTTCGAGTTGGCCGATGCCGTGCTGAGTGCGGACGGCCCGGTCCGTTCTCTGGTTGAGTTGTCGCTGGTGGGGGAACATCGCCGCGGGCACGGTGGCCTCTACGACGCCTTGGCCGCCGGCCGGATGGACATCGGCCGGCTGCGGCGGGCAGTGGCCGCAGTACCTCTGCCACGGGCTGCGGACGGCCGGCTGGTGCTGGCCGCCGACATCACCTGCTGGCTGCGGCCCAACGCACACACCTCACCGCAGCGGATCCTGTGCCACACCTACGGCCGCGGCAAAGACCAGCACATTCCCGTTCCGGGTTGGCCGTACTCGGTGATCTGCGCGCTGGAGACGGGCCGCAGCTCGTGGACCGCGCCACTGGACGCGCTCCGACTGGCACCGGGCGACGACGACGCCACCGTCACCGCCAGACAGATGCGCGAGTTGGTCGGCCGGCTGATGGAGGCAGGGCAGTGGAAAGGCGGCGACCCCGAGATCCTCATCGTCGTGGATGCCGGATACGACGTGCCCCGCCTGGCATTCCTGCTCAAGGATCTGCCGGTGCAGGTGCTGGGCCGGATGCGTTCGGACCGCGTCCTGCGTCGTGCCGCCCCACCGCGAAAGCCCCATACGATAGGCCGCCCGCCGCGTCACGGCGGCGAGTTCGCCTTCGGCGACCAGTCCACCTGGGACATCCCAAACGCGCAGACCGTCACGCAGACCCGTCTGTACGGCACCGCCACCGCCCAGGCATGGGACCGTCTCCACCCACGGCTGACACACCGTTCCGCCTGGGTCGCCGAACTGGGAACCCTCCCGGTCATCGAGGGAACTGTGATCCACCTGCAGGTCGAGCGCCTGCCCAGCGGCGCCATCCCGAAACCGGTGTGGCTGTGGTGGTCGGGCACCGACGCCACCCCCACTCAGGTCGACCTGCTCTGGCAGACCTTCCTGCGACGCTTCGACATCGAGCACACCTTTCGGCTGTTCAAACAGACCCTCGGCTGGACCCGCCCCAAGATCCGCACCCCCGAAGCCGCCGACCGGTGGACCTGGCTCATCCTCGCCGCATACACCCAACTCCGCCTTGCCCGGCCACTGGCGGCCGACCTGCGGCGGCCCTGGGAACGACCAGCAGAGCCCTACAAACTCACCCCTGCCCGAGTCCGCCGCGACTTCAGGCACCTCCGCCCGAAGACCCTCTGCCCCGCCGAAGCACCGAAACCCTCCCGCCCCGGCCCAGGCCGACCACCCGGCCGCAAGAACACCCACCCCACACCCCGCCACGACGTCCACACAGTCCGCAAAACAGACAAAACGAAACGACGAACGAAGAAATCAACAACCCCACGACCCCGCCGCAAAGGTTAA
- a CDS encoding IS5 family transposase: MVQRRPWEVEDGLWERIAGLLPVIERRVRYPGRKRLDDRRVLSGILFVLYTGIPWEFLPQELGYGSGSTCWRRLRDWHQAGVWQALHELLLAELRAAGLLDFSRAAVDGSHLRAMKGGAKTGPSPVDRGKTGSKHHVITEAHGIPLAATLTGGNRHDVTQLMPLVHAIPAVKGKRGRPRKRPDALFADRAYDSDTYRRELREVGIRPLIARRGTQHGSGLGIHRWVAEAAFALLHWFRRLRIRWEIREDLHEAFLILGCSIICWRRLKTSFC; the protein is encoded by the coding sequence ATGGTGCAGCGGAGGCCGTGGGAAGTCGAGGACGGGTTGTGGGAGCGGATTGCCGGGCTGCTGCCGGTGATTGAGCGCCGCGTGAGGTATCCGGGTCGCAAACGGCTCGATGACCGGCGGGTGCTGAGCGGGATCCTGTTCGTGCTGTACACCGGCATCCCTTGGGAGTTCCTGCCCCAGGAGCTGGGATACGGCTCGGGCAGCACGTGCTGGCGCAGGCTGCGCGACTGGCATCAGGCCGGGGTGTGGCAGGCTCTTCACGAACTGCTGCTGGCCGAGCTACGTGCGGCCGGGCTGCTGGACTTCTCCCGGGCCGCGGTCGACGGCTCCCATCTGCGGGCGATGAAGGGCGGCGCGAAGACCGGGCCCTCACCGGTGGATCGGGGAAAGACAGGCAGCAAGCACCACGTGATCACCGAAGCGCACGGCATCCCGCTGGCGGCCACGCTCACAGGCGGAAACCGCCACGACGTCACCCAGCTCATGCCGCTGGTCCACGCCATACCGGCCGTCAAAGGCAAGCGGGGGCGCCCCCGAAAGCGCCCCGACGCTCTGTTCGCCGACCGCGCCTACGACTCCGACACCTACCGCCGCGAACTGCGCGAGGTGGGCATCCGCCCCCTCATCGCCCGCCGCGGCACCCAGCACGGCTCCGGTCTGGGCATTCACCGATGGGTCGCCGAAGCAGCCTTCGCCCTCCTGCACTGGTTCCGGCGCCTGCGCATCCGCTGGGAGATCAGAGAAGACCTCCACGAAGCTTTCCTCATCCTCGGCTGCAGCATCATCTGCTGGCGACGCCTGAAAACCTCATTTTGCTAG